A window of Populus trichocarpa isolate Nisqually-1 chromosome 17, P.trichocarpa_v4.1, whole genome shotgun sequence genomic DNA:
tctctaaTTAAAAGGGAGATAGCCACATAGAATCTCAGGTTAACCAAGTTGCAACACCAATTTTAACTTTGGTTGAAAGGAATTATGAAATAGGATTTTAGGTTGACTGAGCTGCACATAAACTTtgattctggttaaaggggatcgtcAGATGGGATCTCGGGCTAACCTAACCacacatagattttttttgttctggttAAAGAGGATTGTTAGATAGGACTTAGGTTAACCCCACCACAAACACAGATTTCTTtgattctggttaaaggagatcactGGATGAGatctcaggttgaccgagccACCAACATTATCttggctttggttaaagggagtTGCCAGATAAGATTTCAAGTTGACCGAGCTATACAGAgactttggttctagttaaatgagatcgccagatggaatctcaggttgaccgagccACCAGTATTATCTTAGCATTGGAAGAAAAAGTGAGAAGAATCATACCATTAAGAAAttctcaaaagaaagaaaaaagtttaaacCCTTCTATcaggaataatattttttaggttatgATTAAAGGGAATTGCCATATGAGATTTCATATTAACCCAGACAAAGACAAAATTTAGAGGATCACTAGATCGGGATCTCAGAATAACCAAGTTGTACATAGTTTTGATTGAGATTGCTGCAAAGACAAAGTTTCAGATCAACTTAGCTAAAGGTTTTGATAATATCAGTTTCAGAAGAACATTTTGTTTATCATTACAAACTTACTCTACAAAGCACTTGACAAGTCTTTGCTCCGTAAGTATTGTTGTACCCAACATCGCGGCgaccttaaaaataaatcaataaaaagaatagatttctgacatcttgttcttaaAATGGGAAAGGTCTGGTTTAAatagtcgccacctaatattatggtcactagaaaccttaACTGGTTTACATAGATTCTATGATACGAGACTAATTACgtaaaatgaaagatattatcaccccttaaatgTCCTGCttaaggcagactgcattgttggttttgtcttaaattgctaaaagttCATTGGGTTATGCTATGATGGTTTGCTTGTAATATCCCTGATtttggcgtcagtgaatattcaactacgaatacttccaactctggcgtttggtaaatattatgtagcaaaaaaaaaaaaaaaaaatagtattcctgactctagcatTAGTAAATAAACCAATAAGATGAATTTATATCTatgcttgcatttttttttttataaaaaatatatcatactCCATATTTGcatttcacaataaaaatcCACATATTAATTACACActgaaatactaaaaaaaaatgtgcagcCTATTTAAAAGGATCCACATATTAATTacatactaaaaaaaagttCCTCCTCCGTTTGTTTTTCTCTGGTTTGTGTTTTTCCCCCCGCTCTCTCTCTCGATCTCTCTGAGTTTAGTTCCTCCTAGTCTCTCTTTGTTCTATCTCCCCTGTGTCTATATGCGTCCTATGTGGTCTCCTGGAATGCTCTGTTTCTATTAAAGATGGAGCTCTGGAGCTGCTGCAGGAATACAACAGTCTGAACTCACCTTCTGTTTCTCTCCATTTTTTTCCTCCCTTCTATTCATGTCCTTTCTCTGGCTTTTTATATGGTCAGAGAATGCCATGCGATGGTAACGACCGGCTTGGTAACGACATTCAGGAGGGATAGTAGCTGTGAGACGTGCCgcataattgaaataattttgtgCCTTAACTGCTGAAACAGTTTCTGAGGAAGGAGGCAATGACTAATTTTTCTGAAACGACTCTGTTTTCCCAATTCAAATGgctattttcaatttggttattggggttttgaaattttgtaatcaagcccttggataaattataattggacccctgGATTTTAGCACAACTTACAGCACAatccttgtttttttgaattattcaattcagtttttaattctctaaactttggtatttcttcaatcaagctcctgatttcattaattaaactaattccaaGTTcaatcaatttctaaaatttatcaattctataATTAAGCTCTTGATCTGGTTAGTTAAACtaatccaaagtttaattaagtccccaatctttcaatttatattgccttgacccaaatttcaatttattcttcattaatttcatttttcattttttcatcatttttcattattatttttattatttttataaagtaagaataaaaagggtaaaaatttaaatttgggtTATGACAAGAATTGTAATGATAGGCATttgttgttatccatttttaggtccccataaaaaaaatgcaaaaagatcaaaaaaattattgaaagaaaacaaaaaaaaaatataggagtgAAAAGAAGACACAAGGGCGCTTAGAAAGTGACTAAAGATTGGTTGAGgaagttcaaaaatacaaaaattaaaatttgacagtatattttttactaatgagagctttgttgacaaagaaaattcaatttgagaaagaaaagtacaaaatcagatatttatggactcaattaaattttgttgaaagattaattgagtttataaagggtttgattgcaagataaatttttttttaaagtcaatttaggctttatttgaaagaaattaaagtttgaggatcgaattataattttcaagagttaatttggtcaaagcaggagcttaattgcataaatattaaagtttgaaagCCAATTAAAGACTTGattaaagaaatccaaaatcaatgACCAAACCGGAAAAGATGCGTAAATATAAGGGTTGGAATTGACTGAatcaaggattaaattgaagaaatttgaagtttattgatcaattgatggtcaaaatgcataaattcataacaaaaaaccAAAGTGAAAAAGATGACCAACTTCAAGGCTGACGTTTGAATTTGacaaggatgcaattgaattgattttttaaaatcaattgaggacttgattaaacaaataaaaaattaaagattgatttgaaaataaattttttaaagccATTTCCTTTAAATAAAACACTGGATTTTGTATAAAACGATACTATTTTATACActgtttagtaaaaaaaaatctcaaaatagtGTCCTTTTGAACTACActgtatcttttttttccccccgGAAGCGCAACTACAGGGAAAGAAGATTTTTCTTCCCCTCCTTTGCGCCgtctctccctttctcttcctCTCACTTGTCCAAAAACCCTGACATAACCCACACCTTCTCATGACCCTACCACCATGATAAAAGAGGCAGGGGAGACAAGCCCTGTGAGGGGCTGCATAAAAGCTGCCCTAACCACGTGACTGGACAGAGATAGGTAGCTCCCACTCTCTCAACCACTGTAAATACCCCCTCACAGGTGGTGACAGgggaactaaaaaaatagagaggacAGACTGGAAAACACGTTTTCCTATCACCAGTCAAGTGGATCCCATTttctttgaagagaaaaaacgTGATactaatagctaaaaaaaatatctctaattaaaaaaagaataaaatatttatgtagttcttaaaaaataagttaatcaagtttttctAGTATATCTGTAGGTATCATGAACATAAATGCAAATGACAATGGCGATGAATATATAAATGTGAGAATGGCATATGAGCTGGCGATGTACTGATGAGATTTACGTTTTCCTACCAGTCAGGTGGATGAAAAAATTGTCAGCTAttaaccatctagatggtggtctaatgataagaatttgaaattaagAGGTTTGTTCTCTTTGTAATTTTAGATTCGAACCCTGTGATTGTTCATATAATaactactggaggcttacatggtcgttaacttcagggcccgtgggattagtcgaggtgcgcgcaagctggcccagacacccacgttaatctaaaaaaaaaaattgtcagctACATAAATATGAACATAGAttgcaaattaaatattaaaatccatatataaacatattgtcttattttaaaaacttctaGGTACCAAGTTTAAATAGACTTAACTTTGcataaggaaaatatttttattatatatgaatatataaaatatatgttaatactaatatgtaaaaaaaaattatctctgtGCATATGGCATTTACTATAACATTAAATGAATGAGACATAAAATGCATgtagtcaatatatatatatataaatgtgaaAGTGACGGATCGCAAAAGAAAACACTATAAATGAGCTGGCGATGAACATAAATGCATATGACAATGACTTtgatattatttgatataaaatgaatttgttgAAAGAATATGATTCTGCCATCGGTTTAGATTAAGAAGAGATTAGTATTCACTAGCTAGTTAACACTATACATAAATTTTGTGTATTAAAAATACGTTAAAAAGGTAAAATCTCTCTTATATGCTTTTTAGATTTACAAATCCTCTAATTAACAGTTGTATGATTGTATCAATCAAGATTTTCATATAAGCTTGAAAGCTTTATCATGTGAGAtttctatttaatataatttgattcgACAAGAAATTTGACACgaaattatttctaatttgaCAAGAGACTTAAATATTAatacaatttctaaaaaataagttaatgtAGTTTTTCTAACATATCTCCAgctcactaccagaaaaccgataaatacaaacggaaataccgagggaatattttcgtcggtaaattttcgtcggtaaatccatcggtaaactTGTttacactgttcatcatgtcaattacaaagggaatcaccgacggtcaaaatccatcggtattttccagagagctccagaactgttcactttccaattgcactgttaattgttgttctttacggacaaaatcaccgacggattgaaaagtcgttggtgttatttggcggttttctgaaaaaattcaattgatttaaaattttcatttaaatattacagacggaatcaccgacggactgaaaaatcatcggtaattgttggcggtttctacaaactttttacgaaattgaaaatttaaattaaatattaccgacggcattaccgatggaataattaaaaaatattaatattcaattatccgtcggtaaatccgtcgctaaCTCGCTCCAATAAAAAGCCCGAatcccttatttcacaagagacagacttatttcttcttcttcttctactacttcttcttcttattcttctacttctacttctacttctacttcttcttcttcttcactatatgtaaaaaacatcaatatctatttctttctcttcttttctctcctcatctctttctctttttctccatgcttgggtatgtcttcttcttctttcttcttttatcctcttagttttttttaattaatatgctttacgaaaatgtttttctctccttagcttcacttgcaactacattaaggtaagatttttcttcttttttttcatgatttttttcactatatttgttttttattttatttttaattgtttttgttcttaataattgtataaatgttgttgtgagatttgttttttcatatgagattaatttttagttgatttatttataggatttttaaatttttagcaattgcaacttcatttttttcatatgaattgttttagttgaatttattattttattttatttatttgttgcaaatttgtttgagttgattttcttatttttttttcaagcattttgagtatatattataaagtgttgatttatgttaatttaattattttataattttataaaatgatttttttttatatttttttaaataattaccgacggaattaccgatggaatttccgtcggtaaatccgtcagtaataaaaaaattattaccgagggatataccgacgaaatgaagcgggtaattttatttttttatttccgacggatttaccgacggacaaaaaattaccgatgaaagattcactgacagagcatttccgtcggtgattttgtcggtaaattaattaccgacggaatatgtgtcttacgccgatggaaaaattccgtcggtaaaactgttaaatcttgtagtggttGTTGTGAACATAAATGCATACATAAGACAATGAttataagtataaaaatatgaacataAATGCATACATAAGACAATGATAAtaagtataaaaatatgaacataAATACATATGacaataactattaaaaaaactaagatttatcattcatttattcatttattgtGGCATGGGAGGGATTTCAATGTGAATTTGCataatgaaatgtttttttttaatccctgagtttccttttttcattttagttccttaattttttttatttaacccttTAACATTGTGTTGTTCTAGGATTGgtctttgtgatttatttttgtgcCTGTATATGAGGGGACCTTGTGGTGTCGGTGGAATATTTCGTCACTCAATCGATGCTTAGtttgacaaaattaaattaaatttcattgatttaaaaaacttagggattttaggattgaaattgaagattaaacaaatattcaatctcttttatttgataatatcatAGATTGATTTACACAGTCAATAGATGATTTTtcgatcacttttttttttaatttgatatttcattgatttttttttggatttgaattgATAGTTTGTTTTGGTGGTCTAGATATGAGGTTTTTGCAATGTCAAGAAAAAATCACGGCATTTAATTGATGCTCGgtttaacacaataaaataaaattttggcgcaattaaatgttaaaggaaaaaaattgaatgtgaaaaaaatatggtGGGCTAGGGTATTCAAATTGTGCAAATTGGCTGGTATATGTGTCACACACGCCAGTATATAGAGGCTAGGCACCGTGTTCTGACAGCATGGGCGGCTATGTAACTCCTCAAGCCTTTTAATGcaatttcaacatttgatttaaacatttatatgtaaaatggagtgaattttttctatatttaaatagaatttaCCCTATACATAGTCCTTTtaaatcaatacaaaaacaCAAACTGTACAATACAAATGCATCTCCAACATAATGGGGATTTTTCATTTAACACAaagaatttattcaattttgtgAAATTTCAACACAGATTCCTCTATATGAGGCCCTACTTAAAATTTTGTCCCGTATTAATACCTataaacacaacaacaacaacatccCAAACCATATTTGGCTCACATAACCAATACTCAAGCATTACCACCCAAACATTTTCATCAATTACTATTATTACCTTACATACTCCAAAACAAGCCTTTACTTAGTCTAACATCTTACATGTTCcgcaaattaaaaaacaactcttatttattcaacaattttgttgtgaaaattgtgtttttttaatttcactctgttttttatgtcaatgaTCTTATAACCGAGGAAGTTATTCTTTTTGGCACAattgttcaattttcttgccCAAAGACGAAGTCTATTGCTTGTTCTTGCACGAAAAATCATGTTTGACTTCAACATTTACTTAACTTGTATGTTTTAATGCCCCCTAACACCCTCCCactctctattttatttcttaataaattaaaaataattactctaGTTGTTATAAGAGTTTGAAATCCTGTCCTTGctcctaaaagaaaaaaaaagaagaagtttagAAAGGCTTAGGGTGATGATCCTGATCATTGACCAAGAACCTGTCATTGACCAAGAACCTATCATTTGAAACCAGCCGATGACAAAGACACGagaaacaaaagattaaaaagaaaaagcaatatTATACCCTAACTCTTTTTCCGAAAATGTATGGTCTCTGGCTAATTAAGATTTGAGCGTGGGCATTTTGGGTTGAGGAGGGGAACCTACAGGCTACAGGATTTCACTCGGAGGGAGTTCAAGGACTCGGAAAGGAATCTCCTCAAAACGTTATCCATCTGACCAGTAGGTTATTTCCAAGAAATTAACAGCTCAGTCCGTCAAGCTATGGCCCGGAACAGATGGTCAGTAAGCTTCTTTCTTAGTGTTCAATCTATGACGATCCATAGGATGCCAATTACCGTGATCACTGGGAAGAGTTTTTATGCTGCTCAAAAGTCCTGAACTCGGGATTGTAGCTGGTGGGTGAATGTGAAGTGTCTTTGATGCAGCTGGCAAGTCCACATGCGCATCACCACTTTTGCTGCCTCATGCTCCTTCTGAAGACTGTATCGTCGGTGGATACAAGATACCACGAGGCATGATTGTGATGGTCAGTGTATGGGCCCGTACATAGGGATCCCAAATCGTGGGAAGGGTCCGAGAGCTTCAAGCTAGAGAAATATGTCTAAGATTAATtaggatagttttttttttaaaaaaattgttattgataATAAGAAATCATAACTAtcctttaaagattttaaataaaaataaaattaaaaatatatattcatctAGTTCCATCATTAGTTAATACAAATAAAAGTTAGTAAGTCTAGGTGAGTGTGGTACAACTAAAGCTtgtaaagatagaaaaaatatatgtttggaagtgtggtggAGTTTAtgttataaagtgttttttgataagaaatatattaaaataatattttttattttttaaatttatattttaacatcagtatatttaaatagttaaaaatagtaaacaaaaagaatatttctaaaaaaaaaaccactcaaATCTTGAGCAAACAATGTTTTTACGAGATAAGAGGATTCTTTGCAATCAACTTTAAATCCTAGATATTGcttatcaaggaaaaaaacacacacCAATAATTACTTTGTGGCTGGTAGCTTGGACTGATGGATATAGTGACTGCTGGGTTggaacatagttattaaacccggcctgaGGGTTGACCCAGCCAAGAGGCCCTTGATAAGCAAAGCATTTGAAGCCTAGGGAAAATGCTATGCAAAGCATTTGATCCTATTCACACCAAAAGAGAACGGAGGATCCATCTCCaatcatgaatttaatgttttcacgCAATACTAATGAGTTttaaattccacattgaaaaaagataatttttttttaggaatatagagcatatatactaatgggtttcaaatctcacattgaaaaaacatagcttttttcttgtgaacataaagcatatatactaatgagtttcaaatctcacattgaaaaaacataactttttttgtaggaacatagagtatatactgataagtttcaaatcccatatttgaaaaaaaaaaaataggtctcGCCTGGGTCTTACCCGGGTCACGGGTTGACCTGCTGGGTCGTTGCCCCGGCCGGTCTTTTgacaaacccggaccggtccagctcccgggtcgacccgccgggctagtccgggttttataactatgggCTGGAGTGGTTGATATAGATGGAACAGTGCTCATGTTGGTGTTGAAACCATAATGTAAATGATTTTGAATACcataataaatacaaacaacacTTAAGATGCATGTAGGAGTGTATCTTTTCTCTTGTTGGTGCGATGAATTCATGAAATGTGAAGAAGCAAAGCATGACTCTTCGCAGTTTTATTAGTGCCAACAACgaatttttctctcttcaaccTCTTGCATCTCTCGAAACCGATGggctcaaaagaaaagaaaatgaaattttggattaaaagtgatttttttaaaatcaaagggactataaatatatcaattaaaaaatagaaagatcaAAGTTAACTTTTCACATCAAATTTGATGGTGCCACTTAATTTTCCTGTCTTTTCACTTGGCGGGTGCTCAATCCTCCAATCTTGCCCCTCCTCGATAAACTAACAAGAAAGTTAAAACTCGTGgtgataaataaatatcaaataaacattACAATCCGTATAATTATCTTTGatcattttctcttttgcttttgtttcgGGGTGGGGCAGTTTTTTTTCCCAtgacataaatgttttttttgagaattgagTGGGGTTATTTTCCCATGACATAAACTTTGTAGGTTGGACAGATGGATATAGTGACTGCTGGGTTGGAGTGGTTGATAGAGATGAAACAAAGCTTGTTTgtgtcaattttttatatatattaatgtggaTATTTGAATTAACTTGcgtgtattttatttaattctagaaattctaaagttaacgatcatataaacttataataatcctgaaatttatgaaatttaaacttACATCTCTAATAAGTAAATCCAGTGTTATTTGTTATTGCTGGAAACCGaggattcatttttttttgcacttggtttcttataatttaaattgtcgGATGGATGGGACATTAAGCAATCATACATTTATCACTAAATGATATGATACTAATCAGTCCTTAATTGTTAAACAATTGGTTTCAGTTTTATCTGTACTAAATTGTCGGGTGAAAACTGTACCACGcttttttactgaaaaatatGTATGTCCTCCTATTAAGCTTTGGCTGCTTAAATAGTCAAAGTTAAGTACAggtaaaactaaaattcaaaggaacatagtcgttaacttgagtttgcaattaaaaaatttgttttttttataatttcatgtttGAGTTCTGTAGTTTTTTATATGATGGTTATTGGAggcttatataatcgttaatttcagggtccaTGAAATTAGTCAAGGTGTACATAAGCTGACCTGGatacccacattaaaaaaaaaaatacaaaaggaatgataaaactaaaatacaaaaaaaactttaaaaccactaataacttgaaattaattaaaatataactgATGGTCATAAATAGTGTTGTAACTCGCATAACCACTCCTTCCATTACTCTTTAATAGCCACGGCCCATGTCTAATGGCTTTTTCTATTATGCATGCATTCACTCACATCCAGCTCATCCTAAATATTTGAGATTTCGTTTATGGCACCTCTTAGAATGACGTGGACTCTGAGGTTCTATCGTGGCTTAACagtttcttataatttaaattgtcgGATGGATGGGACATTAAGCAATCATATATTTATCactaaataatataatactaaTCAGTCCTTAATtgttaaactcatataattatCACTTTGATCAAACATAAACTATgtctattttataatttattttctaacacgaGTTAAttatcaagatttatttttcaattaattatggtATTTTTCCCCTCGCTTGAAGTACTCTGAACTCTAGTGGCTAAAGAAGGAATTTGATTACTTTTtcattagaatttaattttttcttttaatctattGTAATTActtatttaactatatattgCTTTGGTGTTCGGAGAATCCTTGTTTTCTACATAAATGTTTCACTATAAGTTTCTTACAATTTATTAACTTAGTATACCTTATCAAGTGTAATTgtcattaattaatcatttaaaaattattgcatTAAATCATGGCCTATTAATTAACGAATTATTACACATTTGTTCCTTTTTCAATGATGAAACAATATATccgatcaattttttttatttttaattctttgcaCGTGAAATAACCTTTCAATCATCTTCGCAATCCAACGTAAGAACCTTGCAGACaatccaatttttattttatttatttgtattaaaaataattttttaaaaaatattatttagatatgTTTGTAATCGAAGTAActgctattaaaaaataaaaatctcttcCCTTATCTCATATCTATCTATTTAAACCTTGTTCTCCATCCACAGCAACCCACAATGCTTACAAATAATTTGCACTTCACCATGGACTACATGTACTACTGCCTTGCTTTCTTCCTCTCCAGCTTTCTTGTATTCAAACTTGTATTCCAACGTTCCCGCAACTTACCGCCAAGTCCTTTCCGTTTTCCGATCATAGGCCATCTCCACCTTGTCACGAAGCCACCAATGCATAAAGTGCTAGCAATTCTTTCAAATAAATGCGGCCCAATTTTTACTCTTAAATTAGGCAGCAAAAACATTGTTGCTGTTTGTTCTTTATCAGCTGCTGAAGAATGTTTCCTCAAGAATGATATAGTTTTTGCCAACAGGCCTCAGAGCATATTTTTCCATTATTGGAGCTACAACTACGCTGCCTTTTTATTTGCTCCGTATGGCCATCTCTGGCGGACGCTGAGACGTTTCTCAGTCACTGAACTGTTTTCTCGAAGCTGCCTCGATAGGTCAACTGCCATTACTGAAGAAGTTCGCACCCTTCTCCGCCTAATTCTGTCCAAAGTCTCTGATGATGGAGCCAAGAATGTGGACTTGAATTATTTCTTCACAATCACCTCTCTCAATGTAATTATGAAGATGATTGCTGGAAAGAAGTGGGTGGAAGAGGAGAAGGCTGCCTGTATCGATTCAGGAAAGCAGTGTCTTGAGGATGTCCAAAAGATATTCCCTTCAAATACAGGGACCATTTTGAAATGGGTTGGCTACAAGGTGAAGGAGGAGAGTGTGATAAAGGTGTTTAAAGAGAGGGATGAATTCTTGCAGGGATTGATAGAAGAGGTGAAACGAAAGGAAACAAGTTCAGTGACAAGTAATCCTGCTGCTGAAGGAGTGAAGGATCAGAAAACTGTGATTGGAAGTCTATTGGCCCTCCAAAAATCAGACCCTGAATTGTATACGGATGAAGTTGTCAAGGGTACCATGGCGGTAAGCAACTTAGAAAACCTAACTTATTGGCCCTTCGAAGTTTTACATGTTTTCTAAAGatctcttaaattaaaaaaaaaaaaaaatttgtaaaaattgtACGGTTTGGTCACCCCACTTTCCAAAGTCTGGATTTATCCCTAGTTAAAATTAAGCAATATTAATATAAGTAATTGTCTTTGTCTGAGCATGAATTTTTCATCTACCACAGACATTCTATTTGGCGGGAGTAGATACAGTAGATTTCACTACAGAATGGGCAATGACATTTCTGCTGAACCATCCAGAGAGATTAGAGAGGGTGAAAGCAGAGATTGACAGGGAAGTCGGACATGAGCGCTTGGTACAAGAGTCTGATCTTCCCAAGCTAAGATATCTCCGTTGTGTCGTTAATGAGACCCTTCGTTTGTATCCTCCAGCCCCACTTTTGCTGCCTCATGCACCATCTGAAGACTGCACGATAGGTGGATACGAGATACCACGAGGCACGATTGTGATGGTGAATGTATGGGCCATACATCGGGATCCCAAGTTGTGGGAAGATCCTGAGAGCTTCAAGCCGGAGAGATTTGAAGGTCTTAATAATGAAGGGGAAAAACAAGGATTCATCCCATTCGGTATTGGGAGAAGGGCTTGCCCTGGAAATCACATGGCCATGCGCAGAGTGATGCTGGCATTGGCTGCACTTATTCAGTGCTTTGAATGGGAAAGAGTCGGACAGGAACTGATAGATATGAGCATAGTAAAAGCTCTTATCTCTGTACAAAAGGCTAAGCCTTTGGAGGCTACTTGTACTCCACGCCCTTTCACAACTAGTCTCATCTCTCCACCCTAATCCCAACTATGTACTAAGACTGTGACTCTCTACACTGAACTAT
This region includes:
- the LOC18110744 gene encoding cytochrome P450 81C13, which encodes MLTNNLHFTMDYMYYCLAFFLSSFLVFKLVFQRSRNLPPSPFRFPIIGHLHLVTKPPMHKVLAILSNKCGPIFTLKLGSKNIVAVCSLSAAEECFLKNDIVFANRPQSIFFHYWSYNYAAFLFAPYGHLWRTLRRFSVTELFSRSCLDRSTAITEEVRTLLRLILSKVSDDGAKNVDLNYFFTITSLNVIMKMIAGKKWVEEEKAACIDSGKQCLEDVQKIFPSNTGTILKWVGYKVKEESVIKVFKERDEFLQGLIEEVKRKETSSVTSNPAAEGVKDQKTVIGSLLALQKSDPELYTDEVVKGTMATFYLAGVDTVDFTTEWAMTFLLNHPERLERVKAEIDREVGHERLVQESDLPKLRYLRCVVNETLRLYPPAPLLLPHAPSEDCTIGGYEIPRGTIVMVNVWAIHRDPKLWEDPESFKPERFEGLNNEGEKQGFIPFGIGRRACPGNHMAMRRVMLALAALIQCFEWERVGQELIDMSIVKALISVQKAKPLEATCTPRPFTTSLISPP